Proteins co-encoded in one Brassica rapa cultivar Chiifu-401-42 chromosome A02, CAAS_Brap_v3.01, whole genome shotgun sequence genomic window:
- the LOC103848562 gene encoding B3 domain-containing protein At5g42700, which produces MELRATIQIIICQRSASFLHYRLHNPKRNKNISLSSDGKMVVAKQSPYEEFRLRRVEENKKRMEALNLPNLCQTLRLTSVKTSPMKKSNLAREKQLVVVRRSSRISNASSSSPVYKEVVVQRVHLPRRVSKGRDLSNRVYVSEEIREEAFSKAEKLQADLRNRFPSFVKSMLQSHVSGGFWLGLPVHFCRSELQKQDGVITLIDEEGEEFETVYLAKRTGLSGGWLGFAVSHNLVYGDALVFELVRPTVFKVYITRVKSSGESPKM; this is translated from the exons ATGGAGCTCCGTGCCACGATTCAAATCATAATCTGCCAACGGTCGGCTAGTTTCCTTCATTACAGATTACACAATCCAAAACgaaacaaaaatataagtttGTCTTCTGACGGAAAAATGGTTGTCGCCAAACAGTCTCCTTACGAAGAGTTTCGACTTAGAAGAGtggaagagaacaaaaaacGAATGGAAGCTCTGAATCTGCCAAATCTCTGCCAAACTCTCCGTTTAACTTCTGTCAAAACTTCTCCG ATGAAAAAATCAAATCTGGCAAGAGAGAAACAGCTCGTGGTTGTTCGTCGATCTAGCCGTATCTCaaatgcttcttcttcttctcctgttTACAAAGAA GTTGTTGTTCAACGAGTGCATCTACCCAGAAG GGTGTCCAAGGGGAGAGATTTGTCGAATCGAGTTTATGTTTCTGAAGAAATAAGAGAAGAGGCCTTTTCAAAAGCTGAGAAGTTGCAGGCTGATTTGCGGAACCGCTTCCCAAGTTTTGTAAAATCCATGCTTCAGTCACATGTTTCTGGTGGATTCTGGCTG GGTCTTCCAGTTCATTTCTGCAGATCTGAACTGCAGAAACAAGATGGTGTCATAACACTGATTGATGAAGAAGGCGAGGAGTTTGAGACCGTGTACTTAGCGAAAAGGACTGGACTTAGTGGGGGATGGTTGGGTTTTGCGGTTTCTCACAACCTAGTATATGGTGATGCACTTGTCTTCGAGTTAGTTCGTCCTACCGTCTTCAAG GTTTACATTACAAGAGTTAAAAGTTCTGGAGAAAGCCCAAAGATGTGA
- the LOC103848563 gene encoding L-type lectin-domain containing receptor kinase IV.1, with product MFFKLLTIFFFSLLFQSSSKTLNFTYDGFPQRSYISIQGIAAVTPNGLLRLTNTTVQQTGHAFYNKSIRLKNSPNGTVSSFSTTFVFAIHPRIPGLSGHGIAFVIAPNTRLPYATPSQYMGLFNITSNGNKTNHVFAIELDTIRSTEFNDINDNHVGIDINSLTSVKSSPAGWWDKKGQFNNLTLIGSKPMQVWIDYNGRTHKINVMMGPLNEEKPKKPLVSVVRDLSFVILQDMFVGFSSATGTVPAEHYVLGWSFGVNREAPPLDLSKLPKLPLLHPTRISYFCRFGIPSISIILIFSCIFLVWFIARRRRMFQEELDDWETELGNNRLRFKDLYYATKGFKEKDLLGSGGFGRVYKGVMLETNLEIAVKKVSHDSRQGLKEFVSEIVSIGRMRHPNLVPLLGYCRRRGELLLVYEYMPNGSLDKYLYNTPEVTLDWKQRSKVILDVASGLFYLHEDWEQVVIHRDVKASNVLLDGELNGRLGDFGLARSYDHGADPQTTNVVGTLGYLAPEHTRTGRATTATDVFAFGAFLLEVVCGRRPIEIQHESDEVFLLVDWVFRLWNSGNILDAVDPNIGSQYNEREVEMILKIGLLCSHSDPRARPSMRQVLHYLRGDAKLSDLSPLDLSRSGMMFGVQDGFSELRMLYASSVCKRFTSGSSIADSLLSGGR from the coding sequence ATGTTCTTCAAGCTcctcaccatcttcttcttcagcctCCTCTTTCAATCCTCGTCTAAAACACTCAACTTCACTTACGATGGCTTTCCTCAACGGAGCTACATATCCATTCAAGGGATCGCTGCTGTCACACCCAACGGTCTGTTGAGGCTAACCAATACGACCGTTCAGCAAACAGGTCACGCCTTCTATAACAAATCAATCCGGTTAAAGAATTCGCCAAACGGCACCGTTTCATCCTTCTCCACAACCTTCGTCTTCGCAATTCACCCTCGTATCCCAGGATTAAGCGGCCATGGCATTGCTTTCGTCATCGCTCCTAACACACGTCTCCCTTACGCAACGCCAAGCCAATACATGGGTCTCTTCAACATCACAAGCAACGGTAATAAAACGAATCATGTGTTCGCTATCGAATTGGATACTATACGGAGTACAGAGTTCAATGATATCAACGATAACCATGTCGGAATTGATATCAATAGTTTGACGTCGGTGAAAAGTTCACCAGCTGGATGGTGGGACAAGAAAGGCCAGTTCAATAACCTTACTTTGATTGGTAGTAAACCGATGCAGGTTTGGATCGATTACAATGGTCGTACACATAAAATCAATGTGATGATGGGTCCACTGAACGAGGAGAAACCTAAAAAACCGCTTGTTTCCGTTGTCAGAGATCTTTCTTTTGTTATTCTCCAAGATATGTTCGTGGGTTTCTCCTCCGCCACTGGTACTGTTCCCGCGGAACACTACGTTCTTGGGTGGAGCTTCGGGGTCAACCGCGAGGCTCCACCATTGGATTTATCAAAACTCCCGAAGCTTCCTCTGCTCCATCCCACGAGAATCTCGTATTTTTGCAGGTTCGGGATACCGTCCATTTCCATCATTTTGATTTTCTCGTGTATCTTCCTTGTCTGGTTTATCGCAAGGAGGAGAAGAATGTTCCAAGAGGAGCTCGACGACTGGGAAACAGAGTTGGGGAACAACAGATTAAGGTTCAAAGATTTGTACTATGCGACCAAAGGTTTCAAGGAGAAAGATCTTCTTGGATCTGGCGGGTTTGGAAGAGTTTACAAAGGTGTGATGCTTGAGACGAATTTGGAGATTGCTGTGAAAAAAGTTTCGCATGATTCTCGACAAGGGCTTAAAGAATTCGTGTCGGAGATTGTGAGTATTGGTCGGATGAGACACCCGAATTTAGTTCCTCTCTTGGGTTATTGCCGCCGGAGAGGCGAACTTCTTCTGGTGTATGAGTACATGCCTAATGGAAGCCTAGACAAGTACTTGTACAACACTCCGGAGGTAACACTTGATTGGAAACAGAGGAGTAAAGTCATTTTAGATGTTGCCTCTGGATTATTCTACCTCCATGAGGATTGGGAACAAGTGGTGATACATAGAGACGTCAAAGCCAGCAATGTCTTGTTAGATGGAGAACTAAACGGGAGACTTGGCGATTTTGGTTTGGCTCGGTCTTACGATCACGGGGCTGATCCTCAAACAACCAACGTCGTAGGGACATTGGGATACTTGGCCCCTGAACACACCCGAACTGGACGTGCCACTACCGCTACTGATGTTTTTGCGTTTGGGGCGTTCTTACTAGAAGTCGTGTGTGGTAGACGTCCTATTGAGATCCAACATGAGAGTGATGAAGTTTTCTTGCTCGTGGATTGGGTTTTCAGGTTATGGAACAGCGGTAACATCTTGGATGCTGTAGATCCGAATATCGGTTCCCAGTATAACGAAAGAGAGGTCGAAATGATTTTAAAGATTGGTCTGTTGTGCTCTCACTCTGACCCACGGGCTAGACCCAGTATGAGACAAGTGCTACATTATCTAAGAGGAGATGCAAAGCTATCAGATTTGTCTCCATTGGATTTGTCCAGGAGTGGGATGATGTTTGGGGTCCAAGACGGATTTAGTGAACTAAGGATGTTGTATGCTTCCTCTGTCTGTAAAAGATTTACTAGTGGATCTTCCATTGCTGATTCTTTACTCTCCGGTGGGAGGTGA